cattattttatttaaaaatgtggtcacttttttctttctaatttttaatatacatttttgaACTTCATTAATACTAGACATGGCAGTTTcaataaatttctttttattattgtcatcTGTAGAGGTAACATcacttaatatttttttttctttatcatttttcataatatttgaAAACAATTTTGTAGAATCCTTTAAAGATTTATCgggtaatattttttctgtaTGATTttgtatgaatatattttttttattctcttCATTTTTCTCACTATCATAATGAGCATCCGTTTTACAGTTCACATGATCATCTTTTTCAATAATATCAGTacttaaaataatattatcaatatcatttttatttgtttttttttcttttatagtATCAATATCTTTGTTATTTATACAaacattattttgtttattattcacactatttttatattcattagatgtaatatcatcatttgtattttccatattattttgttcctTAGATATATTATCAGAATATAAAACCCTTTCCATCGAATCGTAtgtagtattatatatatctttattatatgtttccTTCAATTTaatcatttctttttttatttttttaatttccttTTTCAATCTTTTAACTTGATTTTTTTGcttctcatttttttcaatcttatcaatatgattattattgaaatttatatttttttgatcgTCTTCAATTTGTTTATTCACAATAATATGATCCTTATTTGATATTATAGGTtcgtaatatatattattattttgattatccTTTATgctatgtacatatatatttttttttttgttttcatcttttacattattatcaatacCTTTcgtttcttcttcattatatataatgtgttTGTAATCTTTTGTATCCTtcaattcatttatatttatattatttacattgttcattttatttatttcttgtaACACATCTTTGTTAGATATATCATTgacattatcatcatttttgttgttatttaacaaataattattttcacaCTCTTTCTCTGTTTCATTGAATAAAGTATCATATTCaccatataataaaacatttttctcgatatattcaataacttgatataatttaaaatattcctTTTGATCATGTAGTCTTATTAAAGTATTATCCTCGAAAAATTCGTTGCTAACCCAATTAAAAATAGTATAGCTATTAAAAGGTCCTTGTTCTTTGTTATCATCATCTATATAAACCCAATATAATGTCCTTTttgtatttaataaattatcgAATATAGTacttatatgtttattttgtGATAACAAATTATCATCATTGGAATTTATAAGattatttgattttataagattatttgattttatatcatcatttgtttttatatcatcatttgtttttatatcatcacttgattttatatcatcacttgtttttatattatcacttgtttttatatcatcaaataatatttttttgttcatatttttgaTACTATCTATTTCACTTTTCCATGAAAagtcattttttaaaaattcctcagactgaattttttttaataaatgattatatacaatagcattttttaaatataattttattttcccttttatattatcattatcaaaACTTATTGAATTTTCAttgtcataatattttttatctttaatgTGTAATTCGTTTCTATGAAGAACTtctattttatcatttttcagattctttcttaaaatatataaggtAAGAATTTcctaacaaaaaaaaaaaaaaaaaaaagaaatagatTGATAAATGGaatgatataatatgatattatgaaatatacCCATCGAATAAAATGtgagaattatataattgtatatatatggacgtatcatacatataataataaatttaaacatacaatatgaatgaatgaataaataaatattatatatatatgtaatatattttttttattattatttatttcttttaaaatccttacattattttctaataaatTGAATATATGAGTAATGTTCATTTCATATGACATCATACATACTTCCTTATCTCCCATTTTTACACACATATACCAAGGCGTTTCATAAAAGTTTTCTTTTGAATTGTTGTCCTCTAAATGATCTTCCACTTTGATATTTAAACAATAaacaatattatcattttcattgtCTTcctcttcattattatatattctctTGTTATTTGTTATAAATTCTATTTCAATACTATGAATATATAAGTTGATATCCATTTtggttatttatttattaatatacatatataaataaacttGTATATTTGTGAActataaaaaagaatgtaTCATattaattacaaaaaaaaaaaaaaaagaaaaaaaaaaaaaaaaattaaaataaatataatatgtaaatgttatgaatataattacTGTTAAACATGAAGTGAATACACAcctaataaatataacaaatagttgtgtatttatatattaaaacaagtttaagaaaaaataaatatattaaaacaaactaataaataaatatatattatatatgtgtatattgttgtgtaatatatacaagaaataatatttaattaattatttttttttttttttttttttttttttttttaagcaCATATTCTTCCCATTTCCGGTTcatttccatatattttttaatgcaatataaaaaaaaaaaaaaaaaaaaaaaatttaaagaaatatatatattaaataatttccttatttttaaatagtGATATACCactgtataatataaataataattttctctttttttattttttaagtttgtgaattattatatatatatatattttactttatttatatataattttttttttatattaatctattttatttatccAATATTTTATCCTAATGATGTAATttgattaatataatatcagtatttttatgaaatgtacctttaaaaaaaaaaaaaaaaaaaaacatgctTTTCTCTCTTTTTATGAAAAGTTTTAAGAGGCATAATTGTAAAAGGTTTGACATATTTGTAACTTATAATCATTactttataattaaaaaatggatTAGTTACacatcatataataaaatacatgAGAAAGGATTGAATAATTATCTTTTCGAATTGTATAAATCTATAGAAAATTGTAATACTGGAAATTCATTATTCAAATTAACACATAAAACATTAACTTATCAAATacatgatttatatatatggagattaatagaaaaaaaattttatgattTACAACATGATTTAACCCCTAAAGAATTATcatgtataataaattattttaaacaaataaaaattaatgatagcaaaatatatgataacaGTATTGATATAATACTTTCTACAATTGATAAATATTCTATTCATGATTTATCTATTATATGTTTGTCATATACCTATTTTAATAAAGTTAATACAATTTTTATGAACAAAATTGCAGACCAAATTACTAAATTGTATGAACAAGAAaaggataatataaacaatcttaccaaaaaagaattaaaaaatacttTTATATCTTATGTTCATATAATAGGATCCTATgcaaaaataaatcataaaaatatagaaatatttaaaatagcatctttatatataatcgCGGCATTTAATGcagatataaaaatttcaTCTAAAATGTTGATAAAAACTTTAACATCGTATAGCAAGTAGGTGAAAATGAGAggtgtacatatatatatatatatatatatatatatatatatttatgtttatttatttatttatttatttatttatttatttatttatttatttatttatttatttatttatttatttatttatttatttatttatttatgtgttACATACTACCcacaataatattttcaatatatagactttaatattagaaaaagcaaacatatatttttttttctatttatagTGTAAAAATTAAGCACACAAAAATACTCGATTTAATCGCAAAACAAGTACCCATAATGAAAATTACGGATGACGAATTAAGGgtttgagaaaaaaaaaatatacatatataatatatatatatatatatatatgtataatatatatattattttttgcatATGTTTTGGTTAcattttaacaaaaaaaaaaaaaaaaaaaaaaaaaatagtataaaataaaaaaatacataaataaataaataatatatgtgactgttattattattttttttttttcttacttTTTGCAGAAgatgaaaaataattttgatcaattaaaatattctaaTGAAACgtttgataaatatatacaatacaGACTCTTTTAATACTATAAATGTGTctgaataaaattaattatatgttgaattaatatattatttattattatacatttctGTTTGTTAatcattattctttttttaacatatttatgtttttaatttattcatttacattttcttttcttttttttttttatttgttacttgttttttctttttttttttttttttttttttttttccttttaatttgttacaatgttttaattttgttcattAGAAGCTGTAGGGCGTCACCCAAATATGCAGCATTatgattatatgtattaaaaaaattactcTCTAAACAAACTAGTTGGGTTTTTAAATCTACTCTCTCATCACCTAAGACTTGaataaatttgtttttttcttttgatgATAAGGataaatcttttatattagctgtaaaataacatatattattttcttcattatcaaCAATTGAAGAGCCATGCCAAATTACTGAATATTGAAAATTGTGTGGAAATGTAAATCTATCATGATCTAATGTACGTGGTAATGTTGATTCATGTTGTAATTTGGTTAATGGTGTTATAAATGCACTTggatttttttgttttatattttctttatcatgTGTAAGACTTAATAATTTTCGAATACGATATTTATTTCTAAATTTAAAATGTCTTCTTGTTCTATCTTTTCCCACACAAACTTTCAAAAtctcttttttaatatttttactaATAACACTTGGTGTTTCACATACAGTAGTTCTATCTTCTAATCTTATAATGggtaattttaattttgtatttttttgttcttcatTTAAAGTAActctttctctttttttcctattctttttatttctaatttgattaaacatataatacTTGTTTTTTACATccatatctttatatatttcattatttatattatatctgCTAAATGTatggaaagaaaaaatattctgtttattataataactataattatcaattttatttattttaaattcaCAATATTTTCTCCATGGGAAATTCCAAAGTTGAGTTTTCACAATGTTAACATTTTTCACAGcatacatattaaatatataaataaattttttttatttttgtataatgatatttatttaattaacgatatttgaattttatatattcccaTTATGTCACATTTTgctaaattttataattataatgccCAATAAAACggaaaaataatatcaattttatatatatttataaataaatactttagaataatttaatatattataatacatacatatataaatatatcttatatatatatatatatatatgttatatattttttttatgttgtaCATAAAATGTACATTTTTCGTGTGTATTTGAATATTTCACATGTGAGCCATAAGGAATTAGCCTACATTTAAACATTgatcaacaaaaaaaaaaaaaaaaaaaaaaaaaaataggaaatattataaatatagaatataggaaaaaagaaaaaaaaaataaaagaacataataaataaaaaataaaatatatatatatatatatatatatatatatatatatatatatatatatatatatattttatatacatatatttatttttattcatttcattttttcgaTTTAGTATGTATCcaattaaaatatgataagaACCTCAATTTCaaagaataaaaagaatgTTCAATTTTTGTAGCAGGCTATTATACAAAGGGAAATATATACCTGTTGGTAGAAGGGTTTTTAGAGAAAAGTTGATAAAAGGTAGAAAACAAAAATCtccaataatattattacctCCATACATAACAGTACATGAATTACGCATAatgttaaatataaattatgaaacATGTTTTAAAGCTGCTAATGTTTATAAATGTGGTAATGTATATAGATGGAAAGACTCAGAAGATAGAGTTTTTCAAACAGTAAACAAAAGGAATGTTATTATACCATATAGTACTGCTGCATATGTTagtaaaatttttaaatataaaccCAAGCTCATTCAAGTTGAATTAAATTGTGAAGAAGATAAATATCATCATGAACAAATGAACcttttagatatatataaaaatacttatatagaagaaaaaaaatactatgatgaattttatttcatatctcagaataatcaaaaaaaaaatagtaatgaattaaaaaattttaataatcgtggtttaaaaaatgaaacaaaaaattataatataaataatgatatatcatcattacttataaatgataaatatatttcatccaatatatatactaataataaaaaaataaatgatgaaaagaaaaaaaattattatacagTCATATCTGTTATAGGACATATAAATCATGGGAAAACAACACTTTTagataaaataacaaataataatttagcTTTAAATGAAGCTGGATGTATCACACAAAATATTAAACCTATACATTTTGAATATCCACCTTTTAAATTTACTTTTTTAGATACACCTGGTCATGAagtttttcaaatatttagAGGAAGAGCTGCATTCCTTTcggatatattaattatattaatatctttAGAAGTAGGTGCGGAAATACAAACAGAAGAAGCTATAAAATATGCAGATAAATTCGACATTCCagttatttttgttttaaacAAAGCAGATATATATGGATCAAATGAATCTGTAGTAAAAGctgaattaaaaaatcaaTGTCGAAAAATGTATGATGaacaaatattaaaacaCAATTTTTCAAATGAAATTGATAAAGCCATAACTATATCATCTTTAACAGGTTATAATATACACAAGTTAATTAAtaggatattttttttatctcaaCATATGAATTTGCcttacaataatataaatgaccataatattaattctaataatattgataataatgtaGCATATGAGtcgatgaaaaaaaattttcttatTCGACAAAATGAGgatgatattaatattaaccatttagatgataataataataataataataatatacatttaaataaaaataatcctACACATGATAACTCCAAccttttgaaaaaatatataagaaaatctGATTTTTTATTAGCTTTAGATACATATCCATTTGGTATGGGTATGGTAGTTGATATCAGTAAGAATTCGAGTAAAGGAACTATTCTTAATGTTATTATAAGAAACGGATTCTTTATTGAAgggaattattttatatgtggaTCAGCATATGGAAGAATTCAgaaaatgtataaatttaatacaaACTTTAAAGAAAGTTGTACTTATGCTTCTGTTGGTATGGCTATACAAATAACAGGGATAAGAAAATATGGAAATGCAACAACAGATGATCTTATTTTTACTCTACCACAAAATAATGCTTTTAGATTATGTCAGTATAGACTTATGGTAGAAAAATTATCGACCTTACAAGTAAGTGGAAAAGAAATATCTGTTTCTTGGGAAAatgatatgaaaaaaaatgaatttcaTGCAGAAgatatttatgaaaatagATTAGAAATGTCAGATAAAAGAAAAGCTATTGAAGAATTTGGTGTTGAAAATGAACCaatatttaatgatataaCGTATGAAGAATTTCACAAAAGTAATActcaattaaaaaaagaacaagatAATTATATCGAAATAGAattagaagaagaaaatgaaaatgaaaatgaaaattataaatcaaatgtggaaaaaataaaaaaaattcaaaatgtCTTATctaatgataaatatgacGATTGTATCGTAATACCTCATGACAAtacatattcatttttaaaaacgtccaaagaagaagaaatgCATGTTTCAAAGAATACACAAATTTCTTCTTTAAATAATACGAACCAAACTAATGTTAGTGATACACAAACGTGTCAACCAAAGGAACAAGTGAAAGGAGAAACGATTTCAATATGTACAAACAAAATTAATGTTAAAATGGAAAAAGAAGGTGATATTATAAGTGATAAActaattaatgataataaaaaaggttATAAAATATGTCCTCAAAATAATTCGGAACCatcacataaaaataaaaatcacaTTATAAAAGACCAACATAATAgggaatataataatgaaacaaAAGAAGTAcaagtaaatataaataatataaataatgaggagaatattacatattctaatttaaataatgaaaaggtGGAATCGTACAACGTGGAAGCTACAATTCCATCAAGAggtagaaaaaataaatatagtaaaaatatatatgagatAAATAAGAAATCAACATTTAAAGAAAATGTGACAAACGgatctaataataataatgaagataattataattctaAAAATAACgaaaataatgatttaaGTGCACCTTGGTATTATGAAGAAAGCGAAGAAACCTGGGCAAAAAAAGTATTACAAAGAAATGATGAACTTATGGAAACATGgagaaataaaacaaaacaaagagaaatagaaaaacaaagacaaattttttatgaaaaacaaatgatattaaaaaatgaaatgatCAAAAGAAATCTTCTAGGAGAAGAAAAGTTAACAGAAGAACAAATTAATgcttatttatatgatgatccaaataaaaaaaagaaatatcatACAGATGTTAATGAAAATGatcaaaatgataatgaGACACATACAGAAGATAAGTTCAATTTACCCAAAAAAAATTGTCCAGTTATAcctataataataagaaccAATTATGTTGGTATATTCGATATCTTTCTTGATGAATTTGAAAATTTgcaaaagaaatataatgtGAAAATATCTGTTGTACATGGTGGTATAGGACCAATTACACCAAATGATGTGGTACATGCAGAAGTAGAAAGTCATTTTGGATATTGTTGTATTTATGCTTTCCAGGTTAAAGTATTACCTGATTCGGTAAAACAAGCAGTCCTCTCAAATATTGTAATTAAACAATTTGATGTTTTTACAGATTTAATAGATGATATTGTTAAACGAATTACTAACATTAAAGCATTGATTGCTCACAATATGTATGTAAGGAGTCTTAAGAAGGAACGAACACAGGAAGGAATGTAGAAAGGATATATGTGCAATGTATttctttacatatattattattttattttatttttttttttttttgttaatctcataaataaatattaaaatatttctttcgATTTCATTAAgatttattcttataaatatgttcatatatatatatatatatatatatatatatatataaatttataaaggtttcatttttaatttaaattgttttagtttttaatatataatgaattataagtatttaataaaaaaaaaaaaaaatcaattaTATTTACCCATCTAAatctttaataaatatacggaaaaaaaagtttttttaaatatataagcatttatataatgtgtttaaaagaataaaaaaaaagaattatttttattgtatattttattttgacattttatatatatgatacgaaaaaatatgaaaaaaaataaaaagaatccACTATCTtcttgaatataaaaattttgatcTGAAATGTTAGTAATCTGTTCCTTGGTGTATAActtcatattaataattcccttgttatttatttatttatttatttatttttgccttttaatttattacttCATATATCATACAATAATAGTTGTTCTTTGATTTGGACTAGAAAAAACAACAGTTGAAAGATTCATTTGTGATGGTGAACTAAAAACTGTTCTTGTTGCTACGATGGGAACCACAAATACATATTGTGGAGGAGACACATATATTGATACACCTGTCTTATATGAGGGCATTGAATTTggcatatataatatagacaTCTTgcaaaaaacaaacaaagaaaaatataagaaaaaagttGAATAAAGGTGTATGTTATATAATCAAATGTTCtacaaaacaaaataaaataaaatagcaTTCAAGTAATTGAAAAATCAAAtgtcttaaaaaaaatatcccaagtatataaacatatatttcttttattattttatatataaaaagtaataaaagaaaaaatctagttatggaaatataaaaaatatatatatttaattttattttttttattttaaataaacatggaaaataaaaaaaaaatatatttatccttttaaaattatattcttaataattttttgaaatagCCATCAATTTTTAGATATAATtactaataaaatatatatatatatatatatatatatatatatatatatggaaacaGTTATAAATTTATGAATCATCAGGAATGTAGCTATTTATGTAttcttaatatttaaaaaataaaataattatatagaaaagtcgaattatttttttacaaaggtaattttttttttttttttagctaAATTGCAAATTGTATTTgaactttttattttcaaatagCTGTCTAgcttttttttcatgtttttttttttttttttttttttttttttttttattttaacattgCTATATGATTAatgtttaatattattttatcttataaaaaattgcAGTTCACATGAAATTtaaattcattatttataaaggttacaatattcatatttttaaaacaaacATTGAATCACTGATATTGTTCTTAAAATttaaattgttatatataaaaagtataataCTAAtgtatgaaataaaaatcataaaatattatgtaggTATAACCTCTTGTATAAAAgcaaatatacatatatttttttttattatttaattttattttggatatcttatatatacttaaaaatatattacatatataacatgaattatgttttttatatttatatatagatataataaataagaatacCATAAAATTTTAGTGCAGACAAAAAGTGAAATAAATATGCATACGTTCTTTGAGgattttattacatatatataatatatatatatatgaaatataagtaaaaaaaaaaaatttaaacaaaaaaaaaattcttaattattatttattaattaaaaaaacaaaggtACTCAAATatgtatgataataaattcaATACATAAATggaattaaatattatatatacattatagacataaagtattatatttagaatgaacgtatttaaaaaagaaacattaaaagaaaaaaaaaaaaaaatagtaaactttttaaaattctacataaatattacaaatatagatataaatagtttgatttaaatataagatattaaaataaaattaagaattaatttataaGTAAATTCTTCTTGTCCTTATATGATCTTTCTTTTGTTCTCAATAATCCCATATGTAGAAAGaatgttttttctttatattattattaactatttaaaaaatcaatATCTcgttgaatatatataaaatacgtaaaataatattcattttatttttatttcattccattatcttctttattgaaaaattatataattacagTAACTGGTGAACTATAGGCGTAACTAAGACATAATTGTTGTGCAGGAACcacatgtatatttttaactaCAGGGATATTATTTGGAAAGGTGTATACAACTGTTTGTGGTACAACTCTATATGTCGTTGTATAAACGACAGGGGCTTGTTGTAATGTAATTACTGGAGCTATTATCGTTTCCATTATTTCCTGATATAAAAGaagtatttataaataaatattaatgcatacatattttaatattgacatttattaatatatgtaattttttttcacattcatatattcctttttcttacctaaaaataaaatatgtatataaagaatCGTATTTCTTAAATCTTTAATTTAAAAGTCAATAATTCCTGTaagttgaaaaaatatataaaattttataagacacacaaaaattattattatgtaaaatataaaaattttataataatataattattattatttatataattcaaaaaatataaaaaaaataataagaagaaacattatatattataacattgcaattttttaatttttttctggTGTTTTTTTGAAGaagcatataatatttgaatgaaaaatttataaatatatatttataaattcaaGATACATAtgtagataatatatatatgtgtgttttatataaatacatctTCTATTTTTAACAAACCTGgattctgtttttttttttttttttttttttttaatataactaTGGTTTTAATTAATGTTTTAATTTGAATAAAGAAATTTATGATCTTAAAATGAATAGTaaacttataaaaaatatgaagaaatgTGCAAgtttttatacataaaaaaatatataaaataaatatatatatatatatgtataagtacatattatatataaatatttaaagtaTAAAAGAGTTTGTGTCTTTGTTCttgaattaaaatttttttttatttaagtaaataattttatcttttttataaaattatataatgtatagggtattttattttattttgttttatttgatttgatttttttttttttttttattttgttttatttattattattatttttttttttttttaattttttatggtTATGTTTGCATGCATATAAGCCTTGTTAACATTTAGCTAGAAAAATAGCTGTTGATTTTTCAAAATGAgtacaaaattattaaagacacttgtaaattaaattaaacaAGAAAAGCAGGATTATAAATGagaatgtatatttataaaacgatgatttttttttcattctttctgcttttttttttttttttttttcccattcatttaattaattttttttatcttatgTGTTATATAGAATACTATATAtcaagtatatatatgttacaaGATGAAATTAAGTAAATTTATTAGTTctctatatatacatttaaaatacataatatactATAGTTACATttcatatatgaaaaataaatatgataatatatatatgtactgtgcttttaaaattattacagtttaaataaaatataatatatagaattaaataaatgaatatataatatgcataaaaaattaataaaatataatataattttcaacTCTTACACATTTGAGCATactcatacatatataaattaaaattatgtataaaatttattgCATTGATATTTTTAGAGgagtatatataatgatatattaaatattttcttccttatattaagaattatttaaaaaatacaaaatgagtataacatattaattaagaatatattaaataaataattttataagaggtttttttttttattctatttattttat
This region of Plasmodium sp. gorilla clade G2 genome assembly, chromosome: 13 genomic DNA includes:
- a CDS encoding mitochondrial ribosomal protein S35 precursor, putative: MYAVKNVNIVKTQLWNFPWRKYCEFKINKIDNYSYYNKQNIFSFHTFSRYNINNEIYKDMDVKNKYYMFNQIRNKKNRKKRERVTLNEEQKNTKLKLPIIRLEDRTTVCETPSVISKNIKKEILKVCVGKDRTRRHFKFRNKYRIRKLLSLTHDKENIKQKNPSAFITPLTKLQHESTLPRTLDHDRFTFPHNFQYSVIWHGSSIVDNEENNICYFTANIKDLSLSSKEKNKFIQVLGDERVDLKTQLVCLESNFFNTYNHNAAYLGDALQLLMNKIKTL
- a CDS encoding translation initiation factor IF-2, putative, which produces MFNFCSRLLYKGKYIPVGRRVFREKLIKGRKQKSPIILLPPYITVHELRIMLNINYETCFKAANVYKCGNVYRWKDSEDRVFQTVNKRNVIIPYSTAAYVSKIFKYKPKLIQVELNCEEDKYHHEQMNLLDIYKNTYIEEKKYYDEFYFISQNNQKKNSNELKNFNNRGLKNETKNYNINNDISSLLINDKYISSNIYTNNKKINDEKKKNYYTVISVIGHINHGKTTLLDKITNNNLALNEAGCITQNIKPIHFEYPPFKFTFLDTPGHEVFQIFRGRAAFLSDILIILISLEVGAEIQTEEAIKYADKFDIPVIFVLNKADIYGSNESVVKAELKNQCRKMYDEQILKHNFSNEIDKAITISSLTGYNIHKLINRIFFLSQHMNLPYNNINDHNINSNNIDNNVAYESMKKNFLIRQNEDDININHLDDNNNNNNNIHLNKNNPTHDNSNLLKKYIRKSDFLLALDTYPFGMGMVVDISKNSSKGTILNVIIRNGFFIEGNYFICGSAYGRIQKMYKFNTNFKESCTYASVGMAIQITGIRKYGNATTDDLIFTLPQNNAFRLCQYRLMVEKLSTLQVSGKEISVSWENDMKKNEFHAEDIYENRLEMSDKRKAIEEFGVENEPIFNDITYEEFHKSNTQLKKEQDNYIEIELEEENENENENYKSNVEKIKKIQNVLSNDKYDDCIVIPHDNTYSFLKTSKEEEMHVSKNTQISSLNNTNQTNVSDTQTCQPKEQVKGETISICTNKINVKMEKEGDIISDKLINDNKKGYKICPQNNSEPSHKNKNHIIKDQHNREYNNETKEVQVNINNINNEENITYSNLNNEKVESYNVEATIPSRGRKNKYSKNIYEINKKSTFKENVTNGSNNNNEDNYNSKNNENNDLSAPWYYEESEETWAKKVLQRNDELMETWRNKTKQREIEKQRQIFYEKQMILKNEMIKRNLLGEEKLTEEQINAYLYDDPNKKKKYHTDVNENDQNDNETHTEDKFNLPKKNCPVIPIIIRTNYVGIFDIFLDEFENLQKKYNVKISVVHGGIGPITPNDVVHAEVESHFGYCCIYAFQVKVLPDSVKQAVLSNIVIKQFDVFTDLIDDIVKRITNIKALIAHNMYVRSLKKERTQEGM
- a CDS encoding apical ring associated protein 1, putative, with the translated sequence MSILYMPNSMPSYKTGVSIYVSPPQYVFVVPIVATRTVFSSPSQMNLSTVVFSSPNQRTTIIV